A single region of the Verrucomicrobiota bacterium genome encodes:
- a CDS encoding RraA family protein yields the protein MNLHRHSLLLFRVLAVSLTASSVPAQVGVFSKEQIIQYTPDWKGERFPDGRPKVPDDILQRMKDVSIEEAWGVCRGRGFNNQFEGNWVITGEKPVLVGRAVTAYFHPVRPDVNKVIADKGKEEGRIGGQNSWVIDTVVKGDVIVVDLMGKIIDGTFMGDNLANSIWSKSGGLGVVVDGGARDIEGVEEIPDFVTFTRGWDPSAIANVMLMGINTPIRIGRASVMPGDVVLAKKEGVFFVPAHLAQEVVERSEVIRLRDQFGHQRLREGKYTPGQIDRNWTSDIEADFKAWLQERKDKLTPYQRQRLLNE from the coding sequence ATGAATCTCCATCGCCATTCGCTGCTTCTGTTTCGCGTCCTCGCCGTCAGCCTGACCGCCAGCTCGGTCCCGGCTCAAGTGGGTGTCTTTTCCAAGGAACAAATCATCCAGTACACTCCGGACTGGAAAGGCGAACGTTTTCCGGATGGCCGGCCCAAAGTTCCCGACGACATTCTTCAGCGCATGAAGGACGTTTCCATCGAGGAAGCCTGGGGCGTGTGCCGCGGCCGTGGTTTTAACAATCAGTTCGAAGGCAACTGGGTCATCACAGGAGAAAAGCCTGTGCTCGTGGGCCGCGCCGTCACCGCTTATTTCCATCCCGTGCGTCCGGACGTCAACAAAGTCATCGCCGACAAAGGCAAAGAGGAAGGGCGCATCGGCGGGCAAAATTCCTGGGTCATCGACACGGTCGTCAAAGGCGATGTCATTGTCGTGGATCTCATGGGTAAGATTATCGACGGCACGTTTATGGGGGACAATCTGGCGAATTCGATTTGGTCCAAGAGCGGCGGGCTAGGCGTGGTGGTCGATGGCGGGGCGCGGGATATCGAGGGCGTTGAGGAAATTCCCGATTTCGTCACTTTCACCCGAGGTTGGGACCCGTCCGCCATTGCCAATGTCATGCTCATGGGGATCAACACGCCGATCCGGATCGGGCGCGCGTCGGTGATGCCCGGCGACGTCGTGCTGGCCAAGAAGGAAGGCGTCTTCTTTGTGCCGGCGCATCTGGCGCAGGAAGTGGTGGAGCGTTCCGAGGTCATCCGGCTGCGCGATCAATTCGGGCATCAACGGCTGCGCGAAGGCAAATACACCCCCGGCCAGATCGACCGCAATTGGACGAGCGACATCGAAGCGGATTTCAAGGCGTGGCTCCAGGAGCGCAAAGACAA